The genomic interval acaaatagtcttttcgTCGCAAACAAATGGCCACAAATacccgtttttcttgtagtgtgccTCCAACCCTATCTTCCATGCAAGGACAAATCATATAGAGATCGACTATCATTTTATCAGAGAGAAGCTCCTCAACAAGGATATTACATCAAATATATCTCCACTTCAATTCAAATTGCAGGCTTTTTTACTAAAGGTCTGCCCACAGCTCGATTCTCCTTTCTTCGTGATAGGCTCATAGTCTGTAGCTCTCCCATCAGCTTGTGGATGGCTGTTAAGGAAGAATGAGTAGTCATATCTACATCAGCAATATTGTACTTAACTCAAGCCAAGACACAAGATAAGGCATTGGCAATAGTGACATAGCTGTACCATCCATGATTCAAACACAGCATGTATACAACTCATTCGAATCTAGTTATGGCTAATTTGGCTGGCTCAATCTATGATCCTTGTTCCCTTAgctgtaaagttattttttgtttgcttttattttcatgtatagCATACAATAGTAATGTATAGCTGAATGTATAACTAGGACATTACTTAATGAGAAAGATATACACTTTTCCTTtgacatattatttatttcaaaaagtaTGTGGATGTGAATTTGTTAATATTGATTTGTGATTGCATTAATTTGCAATTGCGATGGTTGGGTGATTAGTTGTGtatgagtttgaaaatatgagaatctgagttttatatttagagagagagagagagagagagagagaggaaaatggGGGGTTCcattttgagattttggtcGCCTTCTCCTTGAAGCACTACTTTCCACCCATGACAATTGGTATATGCTCTTTTAGGCTATGACTACATTTGTGCTGATCCATGTTTAATGATGCAAAGATCAACATCACAAGGGATATATTTATGTTAATGTGTGAATATGAACAATAACCAGAGGCTAATCCACCAAACAAAACAGTAGAGCCTCCCAAGTGGACTCCATGGCCAAATGCTCTCTTCTCCAAGCTCAACACCATTGCTGCTCTCTTAGTTCTTTGGGCAATTCTATGTACTTGCATCATCAACAAAGCCTAGCCCATATCCCGAGTTAATCCTACATACCATTGGTGAATCCCAATGTTAAGGATGTGTTCCACAGTCCTCTAAAGCTCTCTACCTGCAATAAATAAAGATGGCTGCCCAGGATGCCTGATGCACTTTTAATACCTAAGTCAGTGATATGTAGAAATAATTATCACTCAAAACTTTGAGAATGCCCCTTCTTACCTtcttatcatgtatatataggcATGATAGATTACTGATAAGTATCGGCGATAGGTTTGACCCTTTAGTTGTTCATATCAACTTGTATTTTCGATATGATAGTCATCCCGAAGATATTGGGTTTATCCTAACTGTTTGGTCTTATTGTCCTACCCATCCTACCTGGTGGATACAAAATGGAGTCGTATTGGTCTCTAACCTAGACAACTACTTCATTTTGCCCTTGGTCTAGTATCAGTTGGGCCTCTCACCAGTTAGGCCTCTAGATTGGCCCGTTTCCTACTAAGGACTATAAGGACTCTCCACCCAAAGTTGCCTTCCCAACCATCTCATGTGTGCTTAAATCAAGTttgtataacattttttttttttttttctaaaagacaGCTTTAATTAAAACTTCACCTGTTGAGAGAGGACAATGAGAGGTTGAATACATCCATAGAAATGTGGACTTGGAAGCACTTTCAAAGAACACATGAAGGTAGAAGTGTAGAATTCAAATAGGATATAGCTGTTGGATCtcattttatgttgaaattttggAGTCCAATCATCTCACTTTTAGTTTAGGAAAATCCTAGTGCATGGAgtccatgcatatataaaatgtttttttttttttttgttaaatgcAATGGGTGCTTAGGTggatttaaatgttttaaaatatttattcaaattttagaatataaaaacaaataaaataagtgttataatatttattaaatattcatttttgtaCAAGAAATTAACTCTGGATAGTTGTGAATGTCATGGAACGCTTTTTGTAttcatctctctattttatactctaaaatatttcttgacAAGTAATTCAAAGTTTTTATCAAGTGTATGTTATAGTAGGGCTGGGCAAAACCTCTACCGGCTTCGATTATGACTGAAGTTTGCTCCAATTCCGATGGagtcagaaaaataaaaattcgaaATTGAAGTTAAAATTTCTTCGAAAAATATTATCGAAGTCGGAGCAGGcatcgactccgactccgactccgaactccaACTACATCTTTGCTATTTGTTCAGAGTCTACCTTCCTGCTGCCTCAAACTTTACCGTTTCTTACAACTTCTTTTGACAAAGACAGAAAATCCTatcttttaaactttcaaataaaaataaaaaataattctaacttttttaaatctcaaaataaaaataatattattataatattttaacttcataatatttttattcaattttctttctctcatttctcaaaactcaaaaaatatttaacgtaaactatctcactactattcataaattatcttattattattcataaaattgtcatcttcatctcaatTTTCAAACAAACCTAGCCTATCTTTCCCGACAGATTTACTTTCTCGAGTTTGTTAATTCCTGGCATgggttcaaaatttcaaatcaaaagTCTCAActaacttaattattattattatgattttatttaatcaagtTTGGCCAAAAATTCTCTTCTTCTCAAGTAACTTTATTTTACGTGTTTTCACTCCCATGGGTTCAAATCAGCAAGTCACAGTCGTTCATTTTCTCAAGTAACTTATATAGCCCAATGTTAGCTTCGACTTTCGAGTTACCAATCCCGCTAGTTCCTTTTCATCCTTGTTCATCGACGGCTtaactttttccatttttgctGATTGTTTGTTTTTGGGACCAAGTTTCTCACCATCCGAGCTCGGAGGTCCTCTTCAATCATGGCGGTTTATGAGAGGGTAATtgaatcttcttcttttccgtCTCAACCATTCCAAcacctttcattttcttttctacttaGTCATCTTACAAGGATGACATACTCCTTCTCAAGACTCTATATCATCACGAAGGCTTTGCACTGTCGACGACATCATAAACGAGGGCGACcgagccatctctctctctttctttctctctgaTGCTCCGACTTCGATAATTCTAATCGAAATTAGAATCCGCTACTAATCGAAAtcgaaatcaaaatcaaaatcagaatcgCAGCCCAACTTTCACTTTAACTTTTGTTGGAATTCAGAGTTGAGCTTTTCGACTATATTGCTGTTCGTAGCCCAATCCTAGTTATGGGTAGCACTATAGCTAGAGGATCCTCCAACAAGGccatttgaacttttttttttatacatttttttttatgttcttaaatatttttttaaaaaaaaatttataacatcattaaaaaaatatttttttaatcactaaattaaaagaaattgaatcAGAAAAATGTCGAGAACCACCTCTAAGTGGCCCAAGCATCTATAgataaataatcattacaaatctcaaatagagAATACTCATGCAAACCTTTGTAAAACATAAGTACTCATctaaacaaaaatgtaaaaaaattatttttttattaataaaatctatttttttgcaaaaaaatttatataaattttatttatttaaaacttatacctAATATTAATCTTTCCTATCTATGCGCTGTCTGCAGTATACACTATACAAATTGCATATCATTTACCTTCAgtttaggagagagaaaaaacgtACAAATCGTATCTTCGAACTTGGGGTGTTGCCTGTTGGttctgtttgaactttgaagaacATGCTCGCCCTCTCTTTTCCTTCTCCCTCCAAACTCCCCTCAGCTTCTCCCAAGCCCTCGAACCCTTCTTCAGGCCGTAACCTTCCATCGTCAAAACCATCATCCCCAACCCCAACCTTTGAAGTCCTTAACCACCGTCTGACCCATCACCACAATGTGGGCCACCTTCACGAAGCAATCTCCACCCTCGACGTCATGGTCCGAAAGGGTGTCCATCCAGATCTCACCACGTACGCCGTACTCCTCAAATCATGCATCAGGTCCCGGAATTTCCAACTCGGAAAACTTGTCCACAATCGGTTCACGCAGTCCCAACTTGAACCCAATTCCGTCATTTTTAACTCTCTAATCAGCTTGTACTCAAAGTGTGGGGATTGGGCTAAAGCAAAAGCCATATTTGATAGCGTAGGAGATAAGAAAGACTTGGTTTCTTGGAGCGCAATGGTCTCATGTTTTGCAAATAATGATATGGAATTTGAAGCGATTGGGACATTTCTTGAAATGCTTGAAAATGGGTTTCATCCAAATGAGTATTGCTTCGCGGCAGCGATTCGGGCGTGTTCGACTGTGGATACTATCTTGATTgggaaaatgatttttgggtTTGTGATAAAAAGTGGATATTTTGAGTCCGATGTGTGTGTTGGGTGTGCATTGATTGATATGTTTGTGAAGGGCAGCGGTGATGTGGAATTAGCATATAAGGTCTTTGAGAAAATGCCTGAGAAGAATACAGTGACTTGGACTTTGATGATAACTAGGTTTATGCAATTGGGGTGCGCGAGAGAGGCAATAGATTTGTTTttggatatgattttaagtgggAATGTACCGGATCAATTTACATTAAGTGGGGTTTTATCGGCTTGTGCAGAGTTGGAATTGTTGTCTCTTGGGCAGCAATTGCATTCTTGGGTTACGAGGGTGGGAATGCCATTAGATGCTTGTGTTGGTTGTTGTTTGGTGGACATGTATGCAAAGTGTGCATCAGTGGACGATTCAACCAAAGTGTTCAATCGAATGGTAGATCATAATGTCATGTCTTGGACGGCAATTATCACAGGGTATGTGCAAAGTGGAGAATGTGATAAGGAAGCTGTCGAGCTTTTCTGTGAAATGATCACAAGTCACGTGTTGCCAAATCACTTCACCTTTTCAAGTGTTCTCAAGGCATGTGCAAATCTTTCTGATCCGCGTATGGGTGAGCAAGTGTACACCCATGCGGTAAAACTAGGTCTTGCATCAGTTAATTGTGTGGGAAATTCTCTTATTAGCTTGTATGCACGGTCTGGCATGATGGAAGATGCTCGGAAAGCTTTTGATATGCTATTTGAGAAGAATATGATTTCTTACAACACGATTGTTGATGGGTataccaaaaatttaaattctgaaaaagccTTCGAGCTTTACCATGAAATTGTGGATACAGGAATCGGGGCTAGTGCTTTCACGTATG from Juglans regia cultivar Chandler chromosome 2, Walnut 2.0, whole genome shotgun sequence carries:
- the LOC109022332 gene encoding pentatricopeptide repeat-containing protein At3g49170, chloroplastic, yielding MLALSFPSPSKLPSASPKPSNPSSGRNLPSSKPSSPTPTFEVLNHRLTHHHNVGHLHEAISTLDVMVRKGVHPDLTTYAVLLKSCIRSRNFQLGKLVHNRFTQSQLEPNSVIFNSLISLYSKCGDWAKAKAIFDSVGDKKDLVSWSAMVSCFANNDMEFEAIGTFLEMLENGFHPNEYCFAAAIRACSTVDTILIGKMIFGFVIKSGYFESDVCVGCALIDMFVKGSGDVELAYKVFEKMPEKNTVTWTLMITRFMQLGCAREAIDLFLDMILSGNVPDQFTLSGVLSACAELELLSLGQQLHSWVTRVGMPLDACVGCCLVDMYAKCASVDDSTKVFNRMVDHNVMSWTAIITGYVQSGECDKEAVELFCEMITSHVLPNHFTFSSVLKACANLSDPRMGEQVYTHAVKLGLASVNCVGNSLISLYARSGMMEDARKAFDMLFEKNMISYNTIVDGYTKNLNSEKAFELYHEIVDTGIGASAFTYASLLSGAASIVAISKGEQIHATVLKSGFESNQCICNALISMYSRCGNIEAAFQVFNYMGDRNVISWTSIITGFAKHGFASRAMDMFHKMLEVGVRPNEVTYIAVLSACSHARLISEGWKLFNSMHKEYGIVPRMGHYACMVDLLGRSGSLLEAFEFVNSMPFKADALVWRTFLGACRVHGNKELGKHAAKMILEQDPHDPAAYILLSNLYASSGQWEDVAIIRKTMKERNLIKEAGCSWIEVGNRAHMFHVGDTSHPLAREIYSELNQLALKIKELGYVPDTDFVLHDVEDELKEQYLFQHSEKIAVAFGLISMSKSKPIRVFKNLRVCGDCHAAIKFISLATGREIVVRDSNRFHHFKDGSCSCSDYW